The Papaver somniferum cultivar HN1 chromosome 3, ASM357369v1, whole genome shotgun sequence genome includes a region encoding these proteins:
- the LOC113356757 gene encoding calvin cycle protein CP12-3, chloroplastic-like: MASITGLNISSTANKNQTLFSSSVSLIPDNFYKLTSVSFRNQNRNDKIKTLKSFSVRAMKFKGTQMKDKQLSELIEKKVQEATQVCGGENYNPITDECKVAWDEVEEISQAKADFRMKVEKEDPLESFCNENPETDECRVYED; the protein is encoded by the coding sequence ATGGCTTCAATCACTGGTTTAAACATTTCTTCAAcagcaaacaaaaatcaaaccCTGTTTTCATCTTCAGTTTCTCTGATACCTGATAATTTCTACAAACTCACTTCAGTTTCTTTCCGAAATCAAAACCGTAATGATAAAATCAAAACCCTGAAATCATTTTCAGTAAGAGCTATGAAATTCAAAGGAACACAGATGAAAGACAAACAACTATCAGAATTGATTGAGAAGAAAGTTCAAGAAGCTACTCAAGTTTGTGGTGGTGAAAATTATAATCCAATTACAGATGAGTGTAAAGTTGCTTGGGATGAGGTTGAAGAAATTAGTCAAGCTAAAGCTGATTTTCGTATGAAAGTTGAGAAGGAAGATCCGCTGGAGTCTTTCTGTAACGAGAATCCCGAGACTGATGAATGCCGTGTTTATGAAGATTAA